The window GCTACCGGATATTACGAAGACTCAATCACGCTCAACGGACCGCCACCTGTCACCCTTAGCGGTGGAGGAGGAGAGCGGCAGGTCTTCGTAGCAGAGTTCAGCGCAAATGATGGACAGGTACGCTGGGCGCAGAAAGCAACCGGCACAAGTGACTGTGTGAGCCGGGCGATTGCGACAGATAACTCCGGCCAGGTCTATATCGCAGGGGACTTTAGTCAAAACTGTGACTTTTATGATGCAGAGACTATATTCAGTACATTAACCAGCTTTGGAAGAAATGATATTTTTATGATTAAATATCAGTCTGATGGTACACTGGGATGGCTGCGTCAAGGTGGAGGCACATCCGATGACCTTGCTCAGGATGTGACCTTTGATCTGGACAGCAACCCGATATTCATCGGTACTTGTGCCCAATTCCCGGCTGCGTTTACGACTGGTGGCGCAGGGACAATTGCTGCAAGTGATACCTCCTGTGCCGGGATGTATGACAGTGCTGGCAGTTTCCAGGGATTCATTGAGCCGGGTACAGATCTGGTACTTGCTGAAGAATCCACCGGAAGACCGGCAATCATAGGGTGGGAGAATAAAGTGATGCCCTGTGGAAGCCTGCTGGTCAATATCCCTCCTGCTGCTGCAAATGATACAGTGAGTACACTGGAAAATCAGGCCGTCAACATTCCGGTGCTAGATAATGATACTGACCCGGAAGGCAACAGTCTGAGCGTGTTTGAGGTGACTCAAGGGCAATATGGCTCTGTTGCCATTGCCTCCGATGGATTGAGCGTTACTTACACCCCGGATGGAGGATTCATTGGAACTGATAGCTTTGATTACACAATTGACGACGGCAGCGGCGGTACAGCGTCTGCGACAGTGACCATTACTGTGACCAGCAGCTCTACAGAACTCACGGTGACTGATATTCTGCCGATTGATAGCAGTGCTGTGGCACTCAATCAGGTTTTCACGTTTACATTCAATGAGCCTATAACCGCAGGCAGCTGTTACAACAGTATCAATCTGGAGGATAGCAGCAGCGCTTCTGCTGCTGTCAACACAACGATCAGCGGTAATATACTGACAGTTGAACCATCTGCCGTGCTTGCAGCAGGTACAGACTATCTGCTCACTGTTCCGAGCTGCGCCTTGGCAGGCACAATCGGAGGTAATACGCTCTCTGCGGATTTCACCCATGCCTTTACCACGGAAGGCGGTTCAGCATCCGTGGTATTCACAGACATTGCTGTTGGATCTGACCATGCTATTGCCTTAGATAGTGACGGCAATGTTTGGGCTTGGGGAAAAAATGATTACGGACAGGCAGGAGACAGCAGCCTGACGGACCAGCTAACTCCGATTCAGGTACAGGGGCTAAGTAGTATTACAGAAATTGCTGCTGGAAGATATTATAATCTTGCACTGGACAGCTTTGGCTCAATATGGGCTTGGGGGGATAATAGAGATGGGCAGCTCGGTAACGGAACAAAGACGAGTTCAGCTGTACCAGTACCGGTTTCTGGATTGACCAATGTCATAGCTATTGCAGCAGGAAGTTTTCATTCTATTGCCCTGAAAGAGAACGGCACGGTTTGGACTTGGGGAACGAACGGCTCCTACCAGTTGGGGCACGGTTCCGGCGGGTCAACCGATGAAGTGATCCCTGGTCAAGTAGCCAATCTTTTCAATGTGACTGATATTGCAGGAGGATATAATTTCACCACCGTGTTAAAGCAAAACGGTACGGTTTGGTCATGGGGACGCAATGACAGAGGTCAACTGGGTACAGGCGATACTGTAAACCGAACAGTGCCAACAGCAGCACTACTGACAGCAAATGTAATTTCTATTCACGGCTCATTAAATTCTCGTGCATTTGCTATAACGTCAGATAATTCTATCTGGGGATGGGGGTATAACGGTGGATTCGGTGCTGTTGGCAACGGCAATGGCTGGGACCAGCCTGTTCCTGTCAAAATCCTGGATAACGCTCTTGACCTGTCTGGTGGAAATGAGCATACAGTAGCACTTGGAGGAGATGGTACCCTGTGGGTTTGGGGGAGAAATTGGGAAGGAGAATATGGAACCGGGAGTACAAGTTACAGTACGACTCCTGTTGCAGCAGCTGACCTTGCCGATATTACAGCTGTCGCGGCGGGCGGTAATTTTACTGTAGTCCTCAAGGCTAACGGAACAATTTGGTGCTGGGGAAGTAACAGCAACGGAAAACTCGGCAATAATAGTACCGAGAATGCATTAAGCCCTGTGCAGGTAATGATGCAATAACCCGGCGGGTTGGCTGAGGCACGAACCTCAACAATCATAAGGCAAGTCGAACATGTTGGGGTTCGTTCCGCTCACCCGCAACCTACAAGTCATTGGGCAAGACCTTGGAGAAGCCCCTTGCCTGATCGCCCCCAATCGTCTATATAATTCAAGCAGAAATGTACAAGCGGCATTGTCCCACGGGGCGGTGCCGCTTTTTTTGTCAACACGTTGATTGGAGAAGATCATGTCGGAATTCAGCAATGTCACAGTGAAGAAAGCTGCGAATATCTACTATGATGGCAAGGTGACCAGCCGGGTTGTTACCTTTGCTGACGGGAGCACCAAGACCTTGGGTATCATGATGCCTGGTGATTACGAGTTCGGCACCGAGAAAAAGGAGCTCATGGAGATCCTCAGTGGAGATGTAACCGTGTTGCTGCCCGGTTCCGAGGAATGGCAGACCATTGCACCTGGGGAGTCCTTTGAGGTGCCTGCGAATTCTAAATTCGGCATTAAGATCGGCACGGTGACCGATTATTGTTGTTCCTACCTTGATTAAGATACCTGCCCACCGTTACCGGGGATATTCCCTTCAGGGGTGGGGCATTCGGAAAACAGCGTCCCGGAGGGACTGCCGAAAATAGCCCGGTGTTTCAACGCCGGGCATAAAAAACATCGCAAAATACCTCCCATGTCCACGCACACCGCCATCATCGCCCTGACCAAGGGCGGAAAACAGCTGGCCCAGCGCCTTGCAAGCCTTCTTCCGGCAAGCGAGGTCGTTTCCAATAAAGATGGTATTCATCACACCCTGGCCCAGGTCTGGCAGAACTACGACAGCCTGATCTGTATCATGGCCACCGGTATCGTGGTGCGCGGCATCGCCCCCTTGCTTCAGGATAAAACCGTGGACCCGGCTGTGGTGGTCTGTGATGAAAAGGGACAGTTTGCCATTTCCCTCCTTTCCGGGCATCTGGGTGGAGGCAATGCCTTGGCGCAGCAGGTGGCTGACTTGCTGGGTGGGCAGGCAGTGATTACCACTGCCTCAGATGTCTTAGGAAGGACCGCCCTGGATCTCTGGTGCCGCGATATGGGGCTGGTGGTGAATGATAAGCAGGGGCTGACCCGTGTCATGGCAAAGCTGGTGAATACCGGCACGGTCTCCCTATACAGCGACTACCCGCTCCCGCCACTCCCCCCGGACATTGTCCTCACAGATCTTCCAGATGGCGCGGACCTGCTCATCACATGCCGTACCGACTGGAAGGGCAATGCTGTTTTGCTCCATCCCAAGGCCCTCGTAGCTGGTATTGGCTGTAATCGCAATACCCCGACGGAGGAGATCAAGGAGGCCTTGAAACAGGCATGCCAAGCCCATCAGCTGGCCCGTGAGTCTGTGCGTCAGCTCGCTTCAATCGATCTGAAAAGCGATGAGCCAGGGCTTCTCGCCTTTGCCCAATCCCATAACCTCCCTCTTGACTTCTACAGCCCGGAGCAACTCAATCAGGTTGAAGGAATTGAGGGCTCAGATATTGTTTTGCGTATCACCGGAGCCAAGGCCGTGGCAGAGCCTGCTGCGATTTTGGGCGCTGACAATGGCTCGTTGCTGGTACAAAAAATAAAATCCCCCAATGTGACGGTCGCAATCGCAGAGCACCGTTGCCCCTTTCGTAGCGACTCTTGATCGACCAGTCAGGTCTAATTTTCTTTTTTAACATCTTGAAAAGTAAGGTTTTTTATCTTTTTTGTTTATTTTTCGACCTCGTTCGCAAAAAAAGATTTGTAGACGTATGCGATGTTACGTTTTGGTAGAATTATTATGGGAAGACGGGTGGTTTATTTTTGTCTTTAATTCCTTGTTGTTGATTGTTTTTTTGTGTCGATGCTGGGCGTTCGTTGTCTGGTGTTTTAATTTTAATACTTAATTCTGTTAAGCCTGAAAAAAGTAAGTTTTTTTTCTTCTGTTCTGGATGGTAAACAGGGGGGATGTGCCCTTTCTTGTTGATTGTACAAATTTTTTACCCTTAAAAGATATTGTAATATCAGTCCCTAGGAGGTACTGTTAAAAAAAATACACATCGCAATCTGCCGGATATTTTGACATTTGGCGATGAAAACAGGAAGACAAGCTGATGAAAAAATTTGAAGCAGGTCTGGGCCGATTTGTCATCTCATACAGGATTCCGCTGATCCTCCTCTCTCTGCTTTTTGTGGCAGGAGCTGGATATGGCACTCGTTTTCTTGCCTTTTCCAGTAATAACAGGATGTTCTTTTCAGAGGATAATCCTGAGCTTCAGGCCTTTAATGCCTTGGAGCAGACCTATACCAAGTTTGAAAACGTTTTTTTCACTCTTGCTCCCAAATCAAAAAATGTCTTTAGCCGTGATGTCCTGACAGCGGTACAGGATCTGACTGAACGGGCCTGGAAGCTTCCCTATTCCAGTCGAGTGGACTCGCTCACCAATTACCAGCATACCAAGGTGAAAGGTGATGATCTGATTGTCGAGGATCTGGTGGGAGATGCTGCACAACTTGCTGACGAACAACTCATTGAAATCCGTCATATTGCCCTGAACGATCCGCTCCTTAAAAGACGCCTTATTTCTCCCTCCGGCCATGTCACTGGCGTGAACGTGAATGTTGTGAAGCCGGATGAGGATGGGAAGGCCTCGGATAGGATCGCAGCGGCTGCCTATGCCTTACAGGCTGAAATGGAGCAGAAATATCCCCAGCTGGATATCTATGTCACCGGTGTGGTGATGATTGACAGAACCTTTGAGCTGGCCGCTGAAGAGGATATTAAGTTGTTGGTGCCCATAATGTGCGGGTTGCTTCTCTTCATTTTGGCCCTTTGTTTGCGCTCTGTCATGGGGATGGGCCTCACCTTTTTGGTGATTGTTTTTTCCACCCTCTCTGGAGTGGGCCTGGCCGGATGGTTAGGAATTCCTATGAACCCAGCATCCGCTAATGCGCCGACTATTATTTTGACCTTGGCTGTTGCTGATTCGGTCCATATTCTGACGACTATTTTTCACTTGATGCAGAAAGGGCTCAATCGGCATCAGGCTATTGAACAGTCGCTTCAGATCAACTTTCAGCCTGTCATGGTAACAAGCTTGACCACGGCGATTGGTTTTCTGACCATGAATTTTTCTGATGCCCCTCCGTTTCGTGATCTCGGGAATGTCGTGGCAATGGGCGTTGTTTTCGCCTTTCTCTATTCGATTTTTCTGCTCCCAGCCTTGGTAGCTGTGCTTCCGCTCAAGGTTGCTCGGCAGAGCTCTCGTTCATCGGTGCATATCTATGAGCGTCTAGCTGATATGATTGTGCGCAAACGGACCCTGGTTCTTTGGACTATGATTCTCGTAACGCTGGGTATAGCTTCGGGAATTCCTCGGATCCAACTGGATGATGACTTTGTTAAATTTTTCAGTACTCGTTTTGATTTTCGCCGGGCCACGGATTTCACAGCTGAGAACCTGACCGGTATGTATATGATTGATTGGGATTTGAGATCAGGTCGAGAGGGCGGAATTAATGAACCCGAGTACCAACAGACGGTTGAAGATTTTGCCAACTGGTTCCGGCAGCAGCAATTTGTCTGTCATGTGTATACTTTTACAGACATCATGAAGCAGATCAATCGTAATATGCACGAAGATGATTCTAGCTATTACAGGCTCCCGCAGGAACGGGAATTGTCTGCCCAGTATCTGTTTCTCTACGAGATGAATCTGCCCTTTGGCTTAGACCTGAATGATCGCATCAATGTGGATAAATCGGCCAGCAGGATGACCGTGTCTCTGGTTGGCGCAAGTACTAAGGAGATGCGTGAACTGGAAGAGGCGGGTCGGGCATGGCTGAAGAAAAACGCCCCACCGTCTATGTATACCCACGGTTCCGGCGTAACCATGATGTATTCCCATCTTTCTGAGCGCAATATCAAATCCATGCTTTCCTCCTCTCTGATTGCCCTGAGCTTGATTTCGGTGATTATGATTTTTGTCTTACGGAGTGTTAAGCTCGGGCTGCTGAGTCTGCTGCCGAATATTGCCCCGGCATTTATGGGATTTGGGATCTGGGGTTATGCTGTTGGTCAGGTAGGGCTTGCTGTTTCCGTGTTGATCGCCATGACTATGGGGATAGTTGTGGATGATACAGTGCATTTTCTTGCTAAGTATCAGCGGGGGCGAAAGGAGCAGGGGATGTCAGCGGAAGAGGCGGTGCGCTTTGCTTTTCGAACCGTTGCTGCACCTATGTGGATTTCCACTGCCACCTTGGTGAGCGGTTTTATTGTCCTGGCCTGCTCAGGTTTTCAGATCAACGCCCATATGGGCAGCATGACGGCAATCACCATCAGCTTTGCTCTCTTACTTGATTTCTTTTTTCTCCCGGTCCTGTTGCTACGATTTGATGGCTCAACTCCATCGGTTTCCGCATCGATTGATGCACCTTCTTCGCCTTCGCACGCAGGTGAGGAAACATAAAAGGGTGAAAGTGGTCGACTTGACTGGCCGCTTTCATATAGACTTTCATCCCGGTCCGGCAGACTGGAACATAATTTATGAAGTCAGCTCGGCTGATTTCGTCTACCATATTTATACAAAAGGATAATTGTATGAAATTCGCTCCCATGTTCTCTGGTCTCCTTCTGTTGCATCTCGTCTTTGCTCCATGCTCCGGTAAGCTTTGCTTTGCTGAGACGCCTGAAGAAAAGGGGCGAGCCATCGTGTTAGAAGCAGAGCGTCGTGACCAGGGCTTCGGTGATGTGGTTGCGGAGATGGAGATGATTCTGCGGAATAAGAATGGTCAGGAAAGTCGGCGGGAGATGACAACAAAGACTTTGGAAGTGAAAAATGACGGGGATAAAAACCTGTCTCTTTTTCATACCCCCCGTGATATTCGCGGAACAGCTCTGCTGACTTTTTCCCATAAAAACGGTGATGACGAGCAATGGCTCTATTTGCCAGCGCTCAAACGAGTGAAGCGGATTAACTCCCGCAATAAATCAGGTTCCTTTGTGGGGAGTGAGTTTTCCTATGAAGATATTTCCAGCCAGGAGATTGAAGAGTACACCTATAAGTATCTTCGGGATGAGGATCTTGATGGGGTCCCCTGCACGGTGTCGGAATATT is drawn from Candidatus Electrothrix aestuarii and contains these coding sequences:
- a CDS encoding pyrimidine/purine nucleoside phosphorylase, which translates into the protein MSEFSNVTVKKAANIYYDGKVTSRVVTFADGSTKTLGIMMPGDYEFGTEKKELMEILSGDVTVLLPGSEEWQTIAPGESFEVPANSKFGIKIGTVTDYCCSYLD
- a CDS encoding cobalt-precorrin 5A hydrolase; the encoded protein is MSTHTAIIALTKGGKQLAQRLASLLPASEVVSNKDGIHHTLAQVWQNYDSLICIMATGIVVRGIAPLLQDKTVDPAVVVCDEKGQFAISLLSGHLGGGNALAQQVADLLGGQAVITTASDVLGRTALDLWCRDMGLVVNDKQGLTRVMAKLVNTGTVSLYSDYPLPPLPPDIVLTDLPDGADLLITCRTDWKGNAVLLHPKALVAGIGCNRNTPTEEIKEALKQACQAHQLARESVRQLASIDLKSDEPGLLAFAQSHNLPLDFYSPEQLNQVEGIEGSDIVLRITGAKAVAEPAAILGADNGSLLVQKIKSPNVTVAIAEHRCPFRSDS
- a CDS encoding MMPL family transporter; this translates as MKKFEAGLGRFVISYRIPLILLSLLFVAGAGYGTRFLAFSSNNRMFFSEDNPELQAFNALEQTYTKFENVFFTLAPKSKNVFSRDVLTAVQDLTERAWKLPYSSRVDSLTNYQHTKVKGDDLIVEDLVGDAAQLADEQLIEIRHIALNDPLLKRRLISPSGHVTGVNVNVVKPDEDGKASDRIAAAAYALQAEMEQKYPQLDIYVTGVVMIDRTFELAAEEDIKLLVPIMCGLLLFILALCLRSVMGMGLTFLVIVFSTLSGVGLAGWLGIPMNPASANAPTIILTLAVADSVHILTTIFHLMQKGLNRHQAIEQSLQINFQPVMVTSLTTAIGFLTMNFSDAPPFRDLGNVVAMGVVFAFLYSIFLLPALVAVLPLKVARQSSRSSVHIYERLADMIVRKRTLVLWTMILVTLGIASGIPRIQLDDDFVKFFSTRFDFRRATDFTAENLTGMYMIDWDLRSGREGGINEPEYQQTVEDFANWFRQQQFVCHVYTFTDIMKQINRNMHEDDSSYYRLPQERELSAQYLFLYEMNLPFGLDLNDRINVDKSASRMTVSLVGASTKEMRELEEAGRAWLKKNAPPSMYTHGSGVTMMYSHLSERNIKSMLSSSLIALSLISVIMIFVLRSVKLGLLSLLPNIAPAFMGFGIWGYAVGQVGLAVSVLIAMTMGIVVDDTVHFLAKYQRGRKEQGMSAEEAVRFAFRTVAAPMWISTATLVSGFIVLACSGFQINAHMGSMTAITISFALLLDFFFLPVLLLRFDGSTPSVSASIDAPSSPSHAGEET
- a CDS encoding outer membrane lipoprotein-sorting protein; translated protein: MKFAPMFSGLLLLHLVFAPCSGKLCFAETPEEKGRAIVLEAERRDQGFGDVVAEMEMILRNKNGQESRREMTTKTLEVKNDGDKNLSLFHTPRDIRGTALLTFSHKNGDDEQWLYLPALKRVKRINSRNKSGSFVGSEFSYEDISSQEIEEYTYKYLRDEDLDGVPCTVSEYYPVDAENSGYKHQVVWRDKEEYQIRKVDFYDRKDSLLKTLTMKGYQQYEGKFWRAGELHMVNHQSGKSTVLHYSKYQFHTGLTDKDFNKNSLKNAR